The Saccharopolyspora gloriosae genome has a segment encoding these proteins:
- a CDS encoding MCE family protein produces the protein MSTQTAKHPATTALLAFGCVLVLLFSACLWWVLRDPGTRITAYFDRAVGLYADSSVRVLGVDVGSVESVRPQGGQVRVEMSVDRGVRIPAQAKAVMVAPSLVSDRYVQLTPAYSAGPQLASGAVLGKDRTMTPADLDDLYRSANALSQALGPQGANEDGALSGLLDTTAANLDGNGAKLNETIRRLGELSGTLSDSQGDLFATVDNLNEFTATLAANDAQVQDFYGRIADVSGFLADERRQTAASLSSLATALGELETFIGDNREQVAGNVDNLAGITQALVDQREALGEVLDIAPTGMSNFVNAYDSASGSVAVRANINELTNPPVLMVCKLLEHSTPAQIPPDLWKACGDLAGVLDGSLPLPSAGEAVHHLSHGELPPLPLPLTGTMPGTGGP, from the coding sequence ATGAGCACGCAGACCGCGAAACATCCCGCGACGACAGCGCTTCTCGCCTTCGGCTGCGTGCTGGTGCTGCTGTTCAGCGCGTGCCTGTGGTGGGTGCTGCGCGATCCCGGCACCCGCATCACCGCCTACTTCGACCGGGCCGTCGGGCTCTACGCGGACTCGTCGGTGCGAGTGCTCGGCGTGGACGTCGGCTCCGTCGAATCGGTGCGGCCACAGGGCGGTCAGGTCCGCGTCGAGATGAGCGTGGACCGGGGAGTGCGGATACCGGCGCAGGCGAAGGCGGTGATGGTCGCGCCGAGCCTGGTCAGCGACCGGTACGTGCAGCTCACGCCCGCGTATTCCGCCGGGCCGCAGCTGGCTTCCGGTGCGGTGCTCGGCAAGGACCGCACGATGACCCCGGCCGACCTCGACGACCTCTACCGCAGCGCGAACGCGCTCTCGCAGGCGTTGGGACCGCAGGGGGCGAACGAGGACGGCGCGCTGTCGGGCCTGCTCGACACGACGGCGGCGAACCTCGACGGCAACGGGGCGAAGCTGAACGAGACGATCCGGCGGCTCGGCGAGCTCTCCGGGACGCTGTCGGACTCGCAGGGCGACCTGTTCGCCACGGTCGACAACCTCAACGAGTTCACCGCGACGCTGGCCGCCAACGACGCGCAGGTGCAGGACTTCTACGGCCGGATCGCCGACGTGTCCGGGTTCCTGGCCGACGAACGCAGGCAGACCGCCGCGTCGCTGAGCTCGCTGGCGACCGCGCTCGGCGAGCTGGAGACCTTCATCGGGGACAACCGGGAGCAGGTCGCGGGGAACGTGGACAACCTGGCGGGCATCACCCAGGCGCTGGTGGATCAGCGCGAGGCGCTGGGCGAAGTGCTCGACATCGCGCCGACGGGGATGAGCAACTTCGTCAACGCCTACGACTCCGCCTCCGGTTCGGTGGCGGTGCGCGCCAACATCAACGAGCTGACGAATCCGCCGGTGCTGATGGTGTGCAAGCTGCTGGAGCACTCCACGCCCGCGCAGATCCCGCCGGATCTGTGGAAGGCGTGCGGCGACCTGGCGGGCGTCCTCGACGGTTCGCTGCCGCTGCCCTCGGCGGGCGAGGCGGTGCACCACCTGAGCCACGGCGAGCTGCCGCCGCTGCCGTTGCCGCTGACCGGCACGATGCCGGGAACCGGGGGGCCGTGA
- a CDS encoding acyl-CoA dehydrogenase family protein yields the protein MKFARTTGQLDMAEALRALLDSSGGAAVARSWADGDQEPWRRVWDRLGEMGLCGVAVPHRHGGLELDSVELALCLEELGYAGLPGPCLESIAVVPALLADTDAEQDWLPALAAGRAVATAAFTEHVPRALDADAAAVLFRCDGDSAAVARRPDGAPERSIDPTRRLWKLDSGGTTIAGARVAAAFDVGVLGCAAQSLGVARRLLDTSVRYVGERHQFGRPVGGFQAVKHHVANVALKIEFARPLLYGACLSLDSGAEHAPRDVSAAKLAAAEAAHFASRTALQVHGAIGYTAENDLQLWLTKATALRSAWGTAAWHRRRVADALADGCTAPIGS from the coding sequence ATGAAGTTCGCGCGCACCACCGGACAGCTGGACATGGCCGAGGCGCTGCGGGCGCTGCTGGATTCCAGCGGCGGCGCTGCGGTCGCGCGCAGCTGGGCGGACGGTGATCAGGAACCGTGGCGACGGGTGTGGGACAGGCTCGGCGAGATGGGACTGTGCGGGGTCGCGGTCCCGCACCGGCACGGCGGGCTGGAGCTGGATTCGGTGGAACTGGCGCTGTGCTTGGAAGAACTCGGCTACGCCGGGTTGCCCGGGCCGTGCCTGGAGTCGATCGCGGTCGTTCCCGCGCTGCTGGCGGACACCGACGCCGAGCAGGACTGGCTGCCCGCGCTGGCCGCGGGGCGGGCGGTGGCCACCGCCGCGTTCACCGAGCACGTTCCGCGCGCCCTGGACGCCGATGCGGCCGCCGTGCTCTTCCGGTGCGACGGCGACTCCGCGGCGGTGGCGCGGAGACCCGATGGGGCGCCGGAACGGTCCATCGATCCGACCCGCCGCTTGTGGAAGCTCGACTCCGGCGGAACGACGATCGCCGGTGCGCGGGTGGCAGCGGCGTTCGACGTGGGAGTGCTCGGGTGTGCGGCCCAGTCGCTCGGGGTCGCGCGGCGGCTGCTGGACACCTCGGTCCGGTACGTCGGCGAGCGGCACCAGTTCGGCAGGCCCGTCGGGGGCTTCCAGGCGGTCAAGCACCATGTGGCGAACGTGGCGTTGAAGATCGAGTTCGCGCGCCCGCTGCTGTACGGGGCCTGTCTGTCGCTGGATTCCGGCGCCGAGCACGCTCCGCGCGACGTGTCGGCGGCGAAGCTCGCGGCGGCGGAGGCGGCGCACTTCGCTTCCCGCACCGCACTCCAGGTGCACGGCGCCATCGGCTACACCGCCGAGAACGACTTGCAGCTGTGGCTGACGAAGGCGACCGCCTTGCGCTCGGCGTGGGGCACCGCCGCCTGGCACCGGCGGCGAGTCGCCGACGCCCTCGCCGACGGGTGCACCGCCCCGATCGGCTCGTGA
- a CDS encoding MCE family protein produces the protein MFSRPTKIRLGLFLLIAVVGIGFTGARYAGLDRLFGGGGYSVAVEMPDSGGVFVNSEVTYRGVAVGRVTDMRLTDQGAAVDLHIDAAAPPIPADARAAVANRSAVGEQYIDLRPANDHGPMLAEGSVIPAAHTEIPPSPESVLLNLDQLVSSVPLDSLRTVVDESGTAFQGTGPHLQRMLDTTGSLIAAADRNLPQTTALLDNSDAVLRTQQQQAEQITTFSQGLRDVADQFKTSDPDLRRLIDAAPPAAGQIDELLRTSRTGLEKTTANLLTTMQLLDVRGPALENMLVAMPMMSATSHSAQDGDGRGHLGVVLNFFNPLACDKGYEGTERRPGSDTTPAPANRDISCEEPPGSPTNVRGSANVPRAPIPDAAAIPPEQQLIPFPLAPSG, from the coding sequence ATGTTCAGCAGACCGACCAAGATCCGGCTGGGGTTGTTCCTGCTCATCGCGGTCGTCGGCATCGGGTTCACCGGTGCGCGCTATGCGGGGCTGGACCGGTTGTTCGGCGGCGGCGGGTACTCCGTGGCCGTGGAGATGCCGGACTCCGGCGGCGTCTTCGTCAACTCCGAGGTGACGTATCGGGGCGTGGCGGTCGGCCGGGTCACCGACATGCGGCTCACCGACCAGGGTGCGGCGGTGGATCTGCACATCGACGCGGCCGCCCCGCCCATTCCCGCCGACGCGCGAGCCGCGGTGGCGAACCGTTCGGCGGTCGGGGAGCAGTACATCGACCTGCGCCCGGCGAACGATCACGGGCCGATGCTGGCCGAGGGTTCGGTGATTCCGGCGGCGCACACCGAGATTCCGCCCTCGCCGGAGTCGGTGCTGCTCAACCTCGACCAGCTCGTCTCCAGCGTACCGCTCGATTCGTTGCGCACCGTCGTCGACGAGTCCGGAACCGCGTTCCAGGGCACCGGCCCGCACCTGCAACGGATGCTGGACACCACCGGCTCGTTGATCGCGGCGGCCGACCGGAACCTGCCGCAGACCACCGCGCTGCTGGACAACTCCGACGCGGTGCTGCGGACCCAACAGCAGCAGGCCGAGCAGATCACCACGTTCAGCCAGGGATTGCGCGATGTCGCCGACCAGTTCAAGACCTCCGATCCGGACCTGCGGCGGTTGATCGACGCGGCCCCACCGGCGGCCGGGCAGATCGACGAGCTGCTGCGCACCAGCCGCACCGGGCTGGAGAAGACCACGGCGAACCTGCTGACCACCATGCAACTGCTCGACGTTCGCGGACCGGCGCTGGAGAACATGCTGGTGGCGATGCCGATGATGTCGGCGACCAGTCACAGCGCTCAAGACGGCGACGGGCGCGGCCATCTGGGCGTGGTGCTGAACTTCTTCAACCCGCTCGCCTGCGACAAGGGCTACGAGGGAACCGAACGCCGCCCCGGCAGCGACACCACACCGGCCCCGGCGAACCGCGACATCAGCTGCGAGGAACCCCCCGGCAGTCCGACGAACGTCCGAGGCTCCGCCAACGTTCCCCGCGCTCCCATCCCCGACGCGGCGGCGATCCCCCCGGAGCAGCAACTGATCCCGTTCCCGCTGGCCCCGAGCGGCTGA
- a CDS encoding ABC transporter permease codes for MAVTEQYLPPPTAWRRRLSLLFSRPGDALAGLGWQLSFYLRAVALAPLTLRKYGRETGRLLTEVMFGSGALAVIGGTLGVMIGMTVCTGAIVGLQGYSSLDQLGTSALTGFIAAYFDTREVAPLSAGLALSATVGCGFTAQLGAMRISDEIDALEVMGVRTVPYLVTSRVLAGLAAVIPLYVVGLLGSYFASRQITVWFYGQSAGTYDHYFHLFLPPQDVLWSFGKVLVFSLVVILTHCYYGYTARGGPAGVGIAVGRAVRTSIVLVAVLDFFLSLAIWGSTTTVRIAG; via the coding sequence ATGGCCGTCACCGAGCAGTACCTGCCGCCGCCCACGGCGTGGCGCCGCAGGCTGTCGCTGCTGTTCTCCCGGCCGGGTGACGCGCTGGCCGGGCTGGGCTGGCAGCTGTCGTTCTACCTGCGGGCGGTGGCGCTGGCCCCGCTGACGCTGCGCAAGTACGGCCGGGAGACCGGGCGGCTGCTGACCGAGGTGATGTTCGGCAGCGGCGCGCTCGCCGTCATCGGCGGCACGCTCGGCGTGATGATCGGCATGACCGTGTGCACCGGCGCGATCGTCGGGCTGCAGGGCTACTCCTCGCTGGACCAGCTCGGCACTTCCGCGCTCACCGGGTTCATCGCCGCCTACTTCGACACCAGGGAGGTCGCGCCGCTGTCGGCGGGTCTGGCCCTGTCGGCGACGGTCGGCTGCGGATTCACCGCGCAGCTCGGGGCGATGCGGATCTCCGACGAGATCGACGCGCTCGAAGTGATGGGGGTGCGGACGGTGCCGTACCTGGTGACCAGCCGGGTGCTGGCGGGGCTCGCGGCGGTGATCCCGCTGTACGTGGTGGGGCTGCTGGGTTCGTACTTCGCGTCCCGGCAGATCACCGTGTGGTTCTACGGCCAGTCCGCGGGCACCTACGACCACTACTTCCACCTGTTCCTGCCGCCGCAGGACGTGCTGTGGTCGTTCGGCAAGGTGCTGGTGTTCAGCCTCGTGGTGATCTTGACGCACTGCTATTACGGCTACACCGCGCGCGGCGGGCCTGCGGGCGTCGGGATCGCGGTCGGGCGGGCCGTGCGAACCTCGATCGTGCTGGTCGCCGTGCTGGATTTCTTCCTGAGCCTGGCGATCTGGGGCTCGACGACGACCGTGCGGATCGCGGGATGA
- a CDS encoding acyl-CoA dehydrogenase family protein: MHFAFTEEQEDLRKAVRALVDRDGGPHVPPPEAPDTGHNTALWRRLSAEIGAAGLAVPEEHGGSGASLVESCLVAEELGRRLVAGPFLGSAVVSAEAVLASGDPFACARLLPGIASGERVVSLAWAEQRNWWSTSDCATGAVRDGEIWLLTGEKSFVLDGAQADAVLVVATTGNGLSLFEAEVPAPIPATALDPTRPMARFEFSDSPARLMGDEGSAGQVLDRCLRAAAVALAAECVGAADRWLGEIVDYVQVREQFGRPIGSFQAVKHRLADLYVAVESARSLSRAASWAVATRDERGAEWAAMAKSFCCETYQDVAAEGIQLHGGIGITWEHEAHLHLKRAHGAAHLFGTPRRHRELLESLLSLR, encoded by the coding sequence GTGCATTTCGCGTTCACCGAGGAGCAGGAAGATCTGCGGAAGGCGGTGCGCGCGCTGGTGGACCGCGACGGCGGTCCGCACGTTCCGCCACCGGAGGCACCGGACACCGGGCACAACACCGCGCTGTGGCGGCGGTTGTCCGCGGAGATCGGTGCCGCCGGGCTGGCCGTTCCTGAGGAGCACGGCGGCAGCGGGGCGAGCCTGGTGGAGAGCTGCCTCGTCGCGGAGGAACTGGGGCGCAGGCTGGTGGCCGGGCCGTTCCTCGGCAGCGCGGTGGTGAGCGCCGAGGCGGTGCTGGCTTCGGGCGATCCGTTCGCGTGCGCCCGCTTGCTGCCCGGCATCGCGTCCGGTGAGCGGGTGGTCTCCTTGGCGTGGGCCGAACAGCGAAACTGGTGGAGCACCTCGGACTGCGCGACCGGCGCGGTGCGCGACGGCGAGATCTGGCTCCTGACCGGGGAGAAGAGCTTCGTGCTGGACGGCGCGCAGGCCGACGCGGTGCTCGTCGTCGCCACCACCGGCAACGGCTTGTCCTTGTTCGAGGCGGAGGTCCCGGCACCGATCCCCGCCACTGCGCTGGATCCGACGCGCCCGATGGCGCGCTTCGAGTTCTCGGACTCACCTGCCCGGCTGATGGGAGACGAGGGGTCGGCCGGGCAGGTGCTCGACCGCTGCCTGCGAGCGGCCGCCGTCGCGCTCGCGGCGGAGTGCGTGGGCGCCGCCGACCGGTGGCTCGGCGAGATCGTCGACTACGTCCAGGTCCGCGAACAGTTCGGCCGCCCGATCGGCTCCTTCCAGGCCGTGAAGCATCGGCTGGCGGACCTGTACGTGGCCGTGGAGTCCGCCCGCTCGCTGTCGCGGGCGGCGAGCTGGGCGGTCGCCACCCGCGATGAACGGGGCGCGGAGTGGGCGGCGATGGCGAAGTCGTTCTGCTGCGAGACCTACCAGGACGTCGCCGCCGAAGGCATCCAACTCCACGGCGGAATCGGCATCACCTGGGAGCACGAGGCCCACCTCCACCTCAAACGAGCCCACGGCGCCGCCCACCTCTTCGGCACCCCGAGGCGCCACCGCGAGCTGCTGGAATCCCTGCTGTCCCTGCGCTGA
- a CDS encoding ABC transporter permease produces the protein MSSPGASHRVPAGAAFAQVGRLATLSWEVLRAIPRRPFQVRECVEQAWLFASVTILPTALVAIPFGAVIAMQLGSLTQQIGAQSFTGAASALSILQQASPLITALLVAGAGGSAVCADIGARKIREEIDAMEVLGVSVVHRLIVPRVLGAVFVSLLLNGLVSVVGVAGGYFFNVVLQGGTPGAYLASFNALAQLPDLYVSELKALIYGFVAGVVAAYRGLNPAGGPKGVGDAVNQAVVITFLLLFAINLVITGIYLQVIPPKEL, from the coding sequence ATGAGTTCGCCGGGAGCGAGCCATCGCGTTCCGGCGGGGGCCGCGTTCGCCCAGGTCGGGCGGTTGGCGACGCTGTCGTGGGAGGTCCTGCGGGCCATTCCGCGCCGTCCGTTCCAGGTGCGGGAATGCGTGGAGCAGGCGTGGTTGTTCGCCAGCGTCACCATCCTGCCGACCGCGCTGGTGGCGATCCCGTTCGGCGCGGTGATCGCCATGCAGCTCGGTTCGCTCACCCAGCAGATCGGCGCCCAGTCGTTCACCGGTGCCGCCAGCGCCCTGTCCATCCTGCAACAGGCCAGCCCGCTGATCACGGCGCTGCTGGTGGCGGGCGCGGGTGGTTCGGCGGTGTGCGCGGACATCGGGGCGCGCAAGATCCGCGAGGAGATCGACGCGATGGAGGTGCTGGGCGTCTCCGTCGTCCACCGCCTGATCGTGCCCCGCGTGCTGGGTGCGGTGTTCGTTTCGTTGCTGCTCAACGGATTGGTCAGCGTCGTCGGCGTGGCGGGGGGCTACTTCTTCAACGTGGTGCTGCAGGGCGGGACGCCCGGCGCGTACCTGGCGAGCTTCAACGCGCTCGCCCAGTTGCCGGACCTCTACGTCAGCGAGCTCAAAGCGCTGATCTACGGGTTCGTGGCCGGTGTGGTCGCGGCCTACCGCGGGCTGAACCCGGCCGGTGGCCCGAAAGGCGTGGGCGACGCGGTCAACCAGGCCGTCGTGATCACCTTCCTGCTGCTGTTCGCGATCAACCTGGTGATCACCGGCATCTACTTGCAGGTCATCCCGCCGAAGGAGTTGTGA
- a CDS encoding MCE family protein, protein MKNPLRDRRRHQLLGLVFLLVSALFFASMIGFYQKAFTPTVPVTLHTDRAGNEMRAGADVKVRGVAVGEVRAVNPGDGRATVELALWPEMAAKIPADVTARLLPKTLFGERYVSLGFPAGGGDGARLAGGDVIGQDRSAAAIEIERVLDDLLPLLQAVQPQQLSATLNAVSQALDGRGEQLGATIRDLDGYLAKFNPALPRLESVIGRIDDVANTYHEAAPDLLSALRDFTTTSTTIAQRGDQLQHLWNATNVTAVNASGFLEANQDNLIRLSSDSRSTLELFAKYAPQYSCVLDQIATSIPIAERAFGKGDPNPMQKVTIEITGSRGKYLPGTDAPRYDDTRGPRCYPWVEPPDRFPQYPPGGPLQDGSTHPPPPHGPGEQTPADSPAATGPQSASGSGGGPLAPNSPAEQDLVAALLAPSMHRAPSRVPDWSSVLVGPVYRGTEVSVR, encoded by the coding sequence ATGAAGAACCCGCTGCGCGACCGGCGCCGCCACCAGCTGCTGGGATTGGTCTTCCTGCTCGTCTCGGCGCTGTTCTTCGCCTCGATGATCGGCTTCTACCAGAAGGCGTTCACTCCGACGGTGCCCGTCACCTTGCACACCGACCGGGCGGGCAACGAGATGCGCGCCGGCGCGGACGTGAAGGTGCGCGGCGTGGCGGTCGGCGAGGTGCGCGCGGTGAACCCCGGCGACGGACGCGCCACCGTGGAATTGGCGCTGTGGCCCGAAATGGCCGCGAAGATCCCGGCCGACGTCACGGCTCGGCTGCTGCCGAAGACGCTGTTCGGCGAGCGCTATGTGTCGCTCGGTTTCCCCGCCGGCGGCGGGGACGGTGCGCGGCTCGCGGGCGGGGACGTGATCGGGCAGGACCGCAGCGCGGCCGCGATCGAGATCGAGCGGGTGCTCGACGACCTGCTTCCGCTGCTGCAAGCGGTGCAGCCCCAGCAGTTGTCGGCGACGCTCAACGCGGTCTCGCAGGCCCTCGACGGGCGCGGTGAGCAGCTGGGCGCGACGATCCGCGACCTGGACGGCTACCTGGCGAAGTTCAACCCCGCGCTGCCACGGCTGGAATCGGTCATCGGCCGCATCGACGACGTGGCGAACACCTACCACGAGGCGGCCCCGGACCTGCTGAGCGCGCTGCGCGACTTCACCACGACCAGCACCACCATCGCGCAGCGCGGCGACCAGCTCCAGCACCTCTGGAACGCCACCAACGTCACCGCCGTGAACGCGAGCGGGTTCCTGGAAGCCAACCAGGACAACCTGATCCGGTTGAGCTCCGACTCGCGGTCCACATTGGAACTGTTCGCGAAGTACGCGCCGCAGTACAGCTGCGTGCTCGACCAGATCGCCACCAGCATCCCGATCGCCGAGCGCGCGTTCGGCAAAGGCGATCCGAACCCGATGCAGAAGGTCACCATCGAGATCACCGGCAGCCGCGGCAAATACCTCCCGGGCACCGACGCCCCCCGCTACGACGACACCCGAGGACCCCGCTGCTATCCGTGGGTCGAGCCGCCGGACCGGTTCCCGCAATACCCGCCCGGCGGTCCGCTGCAGGACGGCTCCACGCACCCGCCACCGCCGCACGGTCCCGGTGAGCAAACCCCGGCGGACTCGCCGGCCGCGACCGGCCCGCAGTCCGCGAGCGGGTCCGGAGGCGGCCCGCTGGCACCGAATTCTCCGGCCGAGCAGGACCTCGTCGCCGCCCTGCTGGCGCCGTCGATGCACCGGGCGCCGAGCCGGGTGCCGGACTGGAGCAGCGTGCTGGTCGGCCCCGTGTACCGCGGAACGGAGGTGAGCGTGCGATGA
- a CDS encoding acyl-CoA dehydrogenase family protein — translation MDLSFTADDIAFRDEVRTWLRENVPAEPLPSLETERGFAAHREWERTLHAAGLSVVSWPVEFGGRNASLVRWLLFEEEYYAAGAPGRVGQNGIFLLAPTMFEHGTPEQQRRLLPRMASGEDVWAQAWSEPEAGSDLAGIRSRARRVPGGWRLSGQKTWSSRAAFADRAFGLFRSDPDAQRHRGLTYYLFPLDAEGVTVRPIGRLDGKPAFAEIFLDEVFVPDADVLGEVGAGWRVAMSTAGSERGLSLRSPGRFLAAARRLVESWNARGGDPAVRDRVVDAWIGAQAYRLATFETVTKVLDGASIGPEASLNKVFWSELDINLHETALELLGPEAELAADSPAAPDGGIWADGYLFSLAGPIYAGTNEIQRNVIAERVLGLPREPR, via the coding sequence GTGGATTTGAGCTTCACCGCCGACGACATCGCGTTTCGCGACGAGGTTCGGACCTGGCTGCGGGAGAACGTTCCCGCCGAGCCGCTGCCGTCGCTGGAGACCGAGCGCGGCTTCGCGGCGCACCGGGAGTGGGAGCGGACCCTGCACGCCGCCGGGCTGTCGGTGGTGTCCTGGCCGGTCGAGTTCGGCGGACGCAACGCCTCACTGGTGCGGTGGCTGCTGTTCGAGGAGGAGTACTACGCCGCCGGGGCACCCGGCCGGGTCGGGCAGAACGGCATCTTCCTGCTGGCACCGACGATGTTCGAGCACGGCACGCCCGAACAGCAGCGGCGGCTGCTGCCACGGATGGCCTCCGGCGAGGACGTCTGGGCGCAGGCGTGGTCCGAGCCGGAGGCGGGCAGCGACCTCGCCGGGATCCGCAGCCGGGCGCGGCGGGTGCCGGGGGGCTGGCGGCTCTCCGGGCAGAAGACCTGGAGTTCGCGGGCCGCGTTCGCGGACCGGGCGTTCGGGCTGTTCCGCAGCGATCCCGACGCGCAGCGGCATCGCGGGTTGACGTACTACCTGTTCCCGCTGGACGCGGAAGGGGTCACGGTGCGGCCCATCGGTCGGCTCGACGGCAAGCCCGCGTTCGCCGAGATCTTCCTCGACGAGGTGTTCGTGCCCGATGCGGACGTGCTCGGCGAGGTGGGCGCGGGCTGGCGGGTCGCGATGAGCACGGCGGGCAGCGAACGCGGGCTGTCGCTGCGCAGTCCCGGCCGGTTCCTCGCGGCGGCGCGGCGGCTCGTCGAGTCGTGGAACGCGCGCGGCGGTGATCCGGCGGTGCGGGATCGCGTGGTCGACGCGTGGATCGGGGCGCAGGCGTACCGGCTGGCGACCTTCGAAACGGTCACGAAGGTGCTCGACGGAGCTTCGATCGGGCCGGAGGCGAGCCTGAACAAGGTGTTCTGGTCCGAACTGGACATCAACCTGCACGAGACCGCGCTGGAGCTGCTCGGCCCGGAGGCCGAACTGGCCGCGGACTCCCCCGCCGCGCCCGACGGCGGAATCTGGGCGGACGGCTACCTGTTCTCCCTGGCCGGGCCGATTTACGCGGGAACCAACGAGATCCAGCGCAACGTCATCGCCGAGCGCGTGCTCGGCCTGCCGAGGGAGCCCCGATGA
- a CDS encoding MCE family protein, translated as MRRGLAAPLTKLSLFTLVTVLLTALLAMTIAASEVGSTAGYSAKFDDASGLGEGDEVRIAGVRVGEVSSLEVVDGSRALAHFKIDSGRTLPADTIATVKYRNLAGQRYLALDAAMSPGEPELADGATLPVEQTRPALNLTALFNGFQPLLRALEPGDVNKLSGQLIQVLQGEGGTVESILAHTASLTSTLAEKDQVIGQVISNLNAVLGQVGARGPQLAELIDALQRLVSGFAEQREPIGDAVTALDDLTHTTSGLLQEARPPLREDVAALGDLSANLNAGLPQLEHDLQTLPGRLDSLTRTVSYGSWFNFYLCRLTGRVGISGLDVQAQVLPLPPTEMPARCQP; from the coding sequence ATGAGAAGGGGACTCGCCGCGCCACTGACCAAGCTGTCGTTGTTCACCCTCGTCACGGTGCTGCTCACGGCGTTGCTGGCGATGACCATCGCGGCCTCCGAGGTCGGCTCGACCGCCGGGTACTCCGCGAAGTTCGACGACGCCTCGGGCCTCGGGGAGGGCGACGAGGTCCGCATCGCGGGGGTGCGCGTCGGCGAGGTGAGCTCGCTGGAGGTCGTCGACGGCTCCAGGGCGCTGGCGCACTTCAAGATCGACTCCGGGCGCACGCTGCCCGCCGACACGATCGCCACCGTCAAGTACCGCAACCTCGCCGGGCAGCGCTACCTCGCCCTGGACGCAGCGATGTCGCCGGGCGAACCGGAATTGGCCGACGGGGCCACGTTGCCGGTGGAGCAGACCCGGCCCGCGCTGAACCTGACCGCGCTGTTCAACGGCTTCCAGCCGCTGCTGCGCGCACTCGAACCGGGCGACGTGAACAAGCTGTCCGGCCAGCTGATCCAAGTGCTGCAAGGTGAAGGCGGCACCGTCGAGAGCATCTTGGCGCACACCGCGTCGCTGACCTCCACGCTCGCCGAGAAGGACCAGGTGATCGGGCAGGTCATCAGCAACCTCAACGCGGTGCTCGGCCAGGTCGGCGCCCGCGGCCCGCAACTGGCCGAGCTCATCGACGCGTTGCAGCGCCTGGTCAGCGGATTCGCCGAGCAGCGCGAACCGATCGGTGACGCGGTCACGGCCCTCGACGACCTCACCCACACCACCTCCGGGCTGTTGCAGGAGGCGCGGCCGCCGCTGCGGGAGGACGTGGCGGCGCTGGGCGACCTGTCGGCGAACCTCAACGCCGGGCTGCCGCAACTGGAGCACGACCTGCAGACCCTCCCGGGACGGCTCGATTCGCTGACCCGGACGGTGAGCTACGGGAGCTGGTTCAACTTCTACCTCTGCCGCCTGACCGGGCGGGTGGGCATCTCGGGTCTTGACGTCCAAGCCCAGGTGCTGCCGCTGCCGCCGACCGAGATGCCCGCGAGGTGTCAGCCATGA
- a CDS encoding MCE family protein, whose protein sequence is MTTALRDRDQATVGMVALGLLTAVTLLAFFANDLPLISGGTTYSARFTESAGLAAGDDVEVAGVRVGEVTDVRLDGDRVLVHFRVEDARVGDRSRVSIQIKTLLGAKNLALRPDGRGEQDPDETIPASRTEVPFDIPDALDQLTRTTEQVDSDQLGRSFEVLAESLRGGPEHLGGAVDGLSALSRTIASRDQELAELLHNAADVSKVAADRDEQVARLIGDGNLLLAELQKRRESISSLLRGTQAVSGQLRGLIADNQARLNPALRELEQVTAMLQHNQDNIAATIAALEPYVTGFNNTVGNGRWFDGYLCGLLPPTVSAGPLQINPDGCDLSRPQRGGP, encoded by the coding sequence ATGACCACCGCACTGCGCGACCGGGACCAGGCGACCGTGGGGATGGTCGCCCTCGGGTTGCTGACCGCCGTGACGCTGCTGGCGTTCTTCGCCAACGACCTGCCGCTGATCAGCGGCGGAACGACCTATTCGGCGCGGTTCACCGAGTCCGCCGGTCTCGCCGCGGGCGACGACGTGGAGGTCGCCGGGGTGCGGGTCGGCGAGGTCACCGACGTGCGCCTCGACGGCGATCGGGTGCTCGTGCACTTCCGGGTCGAGGACGCGCGAGTGGGCGACCGCAGCCGGGTGTCGATCCAGATCAAGACACTGCTCGGGGCGAAGAACCTCGCGCTGCGGCCGGACGGACGCGGTGAGCAGGACCCGGACGAGACCATTCCGGCGTCGCGCACCGAGGTCCCGTTCGACATCCCCGACGCCCTGGACCAGCTCACCCGCACGACCGAACAGGTCGACAGCGATCAGCTTGGCCGCAGCTTCGAGGTGCTCGCGGAAAGCCTGCGCGGCGGTCCGGAACATCTCGGCGGGGCGGTCGACGGGCTTTCGGCGCTGTCGCGCACCATCGCCTCCCGCGATCAGGAACTCGCCGAACTGCTGCACAACGCCGCCGACGTCAGCAAAGTCGCCGCCGACCGCGACGAGCAGGTGGCCCGGCTGATCGGCGACGGCAACCTGCTGCTGGCCGAACTGCAGAAGCGGCGGGAATCGATCAGCTCGCTGCTGCGCGGAACCCAAGCGGTGTCCGGTCAGTTGCGCGGCCTGATCGCCGACAACCAGGCACGGCTGAACCCGGCGCTGCGCGAACTGGAACAGGTCACCGCGATGTTGCAGCACAACCAGGACAACATCGCCGCCACCATCGCGGCGCTGGAGCCCTACGTGACCGGCTTCAACAACACCGTCGGCAACGGGCGCTGGTTCGACGGATACCTGTGCGGGCTGCTGCCGCCGACCGTCTCCGCCGGGCCGCTGCAGATCAACCCGGACGGCTGCGACCTGAGCAGACCGCAACGAGGTGGGCCATGA